Proteins from one Planctomyces sp. SH-PL62 genomic window:
- a CDS encoding protein-L-isoaspartate(D-aspartate) O-methyltransferase yields the protein MRRHFRKGSTSGPAGFLTFLTILACGLAARAQESAKAPADDPTARPRARMVQRHLVERGIKDPRVLDAFRTVPRHRFLPPETDRQAYDDESIPIGEGQTITPPYDVAFMTEVLDPKPTDKVYEVGTGSGYQSAILSRLVKDVYSVEIHAPLGERAAKVHKELGYTNIHTKVGDGYEGWPDAAPFDAIIVTCAPQRIPKPLIDQLKEGGRMVIPLGDRFNQIVHLVIKRDGKLIDKELKPTLFVPMTGQALKEKAEPKPGEAAAPAPKAD from the coding sequence CCTGGCCGCCCGGGCCCAGGAATCGGCCAAGGCCCCGGCCGACGATCCGACGGCCCGGCCTCGCGCGCGGATGGTGCAGCGGCACCTCGTCGAGCGTGGGATCAAGGACCCGCGCGTGCTGGACGCCTTCCGCACCGTCCCCCGCCACCGCTTCCTGCCGCCGGAGACCGACCGCCAGGCCTACGACGACGAGTCGATCCCGATCGGCGAGGGCCAGACGATCACCCCCCCCTACGACGTCGCCTTCATGACCGAGGTCCTCGACCCCAAGCCGACCGACAAGGTTTATGAGGTCGGCACCGGCTCCGGCTACCAGTCGGCGATCCTCTCGCGGCTCGTGAAGGACGTCTATTCGGTCGAGATCCACGCCCCGCTCGGCGAACGGGCCGCGAAGGTCCACAAGGAGCTGGGATACACCAACATCCACACGAAGGTCGGCGACGGCTACGAAGGCTGGCCCGACGCCGCCCCCTTCGACGCCATCATCGTGACCTGCGCCCCCCAGCGCATCCCCAAGCCGCTGATCGACCAACTCAAGGAAGGGGGACGGATGGTGATCCCCCTGGGCGACCGCTTCAACCAGATCGTGCACCTGGTGATCAAGCGGGACGGCAAGCTGATCGACAAGGAACTCAAGCCCACCCTGTTCGTCCCCATGACCGGACAGGCGCTCAAGGAGAAGGCCGAGCCGAAGCCCGGCGAGGCCGCGGCCCCCGCCCCGAAGGCCGACTGA